The sequence below is a genomic window from Chelonoidis abingdonii isolate Lonesome George chromosome 6, CheloAbing_2.0, whole genome shotgun sequence.
GAAGCAAGGTGTTCTGACCCATGGACGTGTCCGCCTTCTGCTCAGTAAGGGCCATTCCTGCTATCGCCCCAGAAGAACTGGAGAAAGAAAACGGAAGTCTGTCCGGGGTTGCATTGTTGATGCCAACTTAAGCGTCCTGAATTTGGTCATTGTAAAGAAAGGTGAGAATCTGTAGATAAGGCCACAAAGGCCTTGGTATATAGGTTCACACAGCCTTAAACATATGATTTGatgtgaaagagaaaataagCTGTGCTGTGCATGGCTCAAAATACATAGAGGAGTCCATTTAACCAGCAGAGTGGTTCAGTGTGTTTTTGGTGATTAACAGATTATCCGTttctaaactgaaatgtttttattgcTACTAAGGATAATGGGATAAAGTAGTTTTTCAAAACTgatgtgaaacttttttttatcacAATAATTGTTAGCAAAGTTTAGGGGTGGACTTGAGACAATATAAGCTAGTAGGCCCAAATGTTGCCCTATCTTTAATATCAATGTGAACTTTTAAGTATGTAAATGTACTGTCAGGCTCAAACAAATGTGTGTTGGAATTTTGGCAAGTACACACATCCTTAGGCTTTGTTTAGACTGGCACTTTCGTTGTTCACgtttgtcgctcaggggtgtgaaaaaacaccccataATGACAAGTTTTAATGATGAGacaagtgctggtgtggacaatGCTTCATCAGGAAGAGCCGTGCTCCCGGGGACAAGCTTCCACCCCTCACTGGAGGTGGTTGTATTTTGtcgccaggagagctctctcctggtgATAAAGAACAGCTGCACAGCTCACCTTACAACAGTGGCTGCACCATTGTAAGATGCGcattgtagacatagccttcaTTCCAAGCAGCCACAGCATTATAATCTAGGAGGATAGCTAATCTGACAACTTTCCCAAAGGTGAGAAGGATATTCCTGGACTGACAGATACCACTGTGCCTCGTCGACTTGGTCCCAAGAGGGCTAGCAGAATCCGCAAGTTGTTTAACCTCTCCAAAGAAGATGATGTGCGTCAGTATGTGGTGAGGAGACCCCTGAACAAGGAAGGTGAGACACATTCTGCAACTTTGGGTTTGTTACACTTCTAATAGGCAGCCAAGCTTCTGCAGTGGTTAGAAACCCTACTTTAAAAATCACGCTATCTGAAAACATTCTACCAGTTAGATCTTGAGATCACTGTCCATGAAAGCACTGACAAGTATCAGTAATTAGTATTAATAAGTTTTAGCTAGAGCACCCTTTCTTACTCCCCAAAAAGTCACTGGGGAGGTCAGTGTTAAAGAACTGGTGGATTCTCTAGATGCATCTCTTGGTACCACTGATTCACAATGTAATTTTCAATCAATGAAATGAGGCTGaatctgaacatttttgaaaatcaaatatCTTCTTTGGCATCTAAGTGCTACAAAGTCAGACACCTCCACCCCAATTCAGACTTTTCCAATTGCTTCAGTAGCATTTTGGGATAGAAAACCAGCTTTGCTTGGAAGCAGTGCTTCTTAAGTGACATGCCCTTTGTAAGGAGAATGTATTTGTCACCTTGAGTCCttacctcttctccccacacctgTTGCCTTTGGCATCCTGCTACTTGCCCACCACATTGAAGGTGACCTGAGAAAATAGTTCAATGAAACATTGAACTATTTTCTCAGGTCAAGTCAGCAAAGAGACAGTTAACCTAAATATCACTTATCTGAAATTGGCTATTCATACACCACAAGCAGTTACTATAACCAGAATTGTTGGTTTACTTTGTATTTTCACAGATTGGCAGGTCTCAAGTTTGATATACTTACAATAGCTTGATTATTTTTCTGAAGTTGACTAGGCTAGATTGACTAAATTTTAGGCCTCTCTATATGATGTACGTACAACAGATCAGACTGTCGTGGTAAAAGATTAAGATGTATGCACAAGGTTTCAGAAACAGGTTGATTAGTTAGGGGAAGGCTTTCAAAAGCAACAAGGGATTTTGAACACAATCCTAATTGACTTTTGGGGGACTTGTGCTCAATCATGTAAATGTTTTTGAGAATCTCCCCTCTAGTTAAAGGGGAGGGAAGACTAGCTGTACTGTTCAGATGCTTTGTGTTCTAAAATAAAGATCTGCTGAAAACAAATGCAACAAATATTGGAAAGTAGCAAAACTACTATTGAAGTATTGAAATGAATCAAAGACCTGATAGTTTGCAAAATAAGACAGGTAAACACAGTGGAGAGGAGCTTGGTTCTTTAATGCTGAACAGTTGTTTGATTTCCATAAACACACAAGCTTTTCTACTAATACATTCGTTTCTTTTCTAGGCAAGAAACCTAGGACCAAGGCTCCTAAGATCCAGCGATTGGTGACTCCCCGAGTTCTGCAACATAAGCGCAGACGTATTGCTCTAAAGAAGCAACGAACTCAGAAGAACAAGGAGCAAGCAGCAGAATATGCTAAGCTTTTGGCCAAGAGAATGAAGGTACGTCTATTCCTTTTGAAGACCAGGTGTTTCAATATGAAGGTGGCTCTCTAGCACCACAGAATCAGTCTGTTGCAGGACAAAATCTGACTCCTACAGTGACTACTAAGGACTCCAGTGCTGCACCTTTCAGCAGTTCGCAAACAGATAGCTGCCTCTAATGATAGACTGTGGCTATACAGCATAACTTGTTACGTCGCTCAAGCTTTCTTTAACCATTTTAGGAGTAATGAGACATCTTGTCCACATTACACACATAAGCTGTGTGTAAACGCTGTTCTAGTTACTGTTTTCTTATGTAGTTTGTCTGGAATGGACATTCTGGTACAACAGTTTTTTAGCAATCACATTGTAGGCTGGGGGCCCCATATAAAATACTGGCCCTTGAACATAATTTTGTCCTAGCCAGCTATGTTAAACTGACTTAACTGGAACTCACTTCCCTAACACTTAAGGCCCAGTGCAGGTAGGGTTGGAGAGTTGAAATCAAGTACCCCACCTGTGAAAGGTAAGGATTATTGAATGAATTCCCTAGCTCCAAAGTTGACTGGGATAATGAATATATATTGAAAATACAGGTTTTAGAAAAATTATTCAAGTAAATCACCATGGTAGTGTGGTGATAGATTGGTGTGCTGTTTAGTAGAAATAATGGAGCTGTTTCCATAGAGTTGCCAAGGTATGGGGCATCTGTGGAATTCAGATGTGGAAGGGAAAAATACTGGACACATCTGATTATGCTTAATAGATGTCATAAGCAAGAGTGTGTGTTCCTCCATCTTTATTGAAGTATAGTTTATTCTGTTACAACAGGATTGGGCATTACTCActgtgctgcttttctttttaaaggaggcCAAGGAAAAACGCCAGGAGCAGATAGCCAAGAGAAGACGACTGTCCTCATTGAGGGCCTCTACATCTAAATCTGAGTCAAGCCAAAAGTAAAAGATGTAAATGattaagaaaataaatcttttatgGTGAAATTGAATTTTTCAGTGTGTTAGTAAAAATGCTTGTAGCGATGCCCTGCTCGTAGAATTGGAGGTCTTAGCGCTTATGCTCCTATTTTGCCACTGTTAAATAGAGAAACCAAAATAATTCCCATCAAAAAGGTGGTTCTTCCAGAGAAGATTCTTCATGAAGTCACATCTAGGGTAATTAAATTAGCAATACCAATCCTCATAAGTATTAGATTGAATAAACTCACTTTCTAGTCAATACTAATAGTATTGTTTCCTCTTTACCTTGAATGggtttttacatattttttccaaaatcttTGATGCAGAAGCTTTCTATAACAACTTGCACTACTGCCTTTTCTCTATCCACTGTCTTCTCCTACTTACCTAAAAGGCAAAATTAAACATGCACACAAGCATCTTCACAAAGGACAGATTTAGGCCAGATGGCCATCAgagcacagctgtggcccatgtgataTTCTCAGGGTCATAACTGTGCCCAGGGCAGGTGCCCCTTCCTAGAGTCAGTGGGGGAAGGTGTACAAAAATGGAGTGGCTTGGGATCAGGGTGCCTAGTgctgtgtgacacacacacacacaccccagcaggTCCAGTgaccccagctggagcaggctcTAGGACTatggtcagggcaggctgcactgaggtaggaggatgggagctggggctgcagggagggtggTGCAGCCAGTGCATGGGGGACACTAGTTTGGGGGGGGCACCTCCTAGGTGAGGGACTAGATTTTGGAAAGGCAATCCAGGGACCGGGGGAAGGATTCTGCTCTTTTTCAAATAGTGAACTTAGTATTTTTTTGAGTGTTCCAAGCAAAGGCAGTAAAACTCCAAACCTTCACTGATTCATGACATTAGTCTATTGTCGGTCAACAAGGAAATGTTTCTAATGGACAAATAAAGCTTACAAATGGATCAGATTGACACATTAAAATGAACAAATCTTATATGTGTAAGAAGCCCGTTATTTATTTGGACAGTATGTAGTTAACAAGTAGCTTGGAATCTCACTGAAACatttgtaaaagaaaataaagagcaTATAGAGGCTTTTAATAAAACTTCTGTGAATACATTTAACTATAAAGAATGAAGATAGCTATGAATCTACATGTTACCAGGACTGCCTGAATTATCTGAAGCAGAGCACATGACTGCTGCCGGTAGggaaaatatgaaattaaattaaGACTAAAAAGAATGAGTCAGTCCAGTAACATGCAATACCAATTCTGTAGTAAACAGTGAAAACTACGAGGCAAAGGCTTTCAAAGCTATTTGCAAAATATGCAGAAAACCCTATGTTGGAATGTGTTACATTACACAGGGATGCAAAGGTGCCCCATGGGTTTTTATGACAGCACAGTGATTACTTGTGCTGTGTAGTAGAATTTTCTGTTAGTGTCTGTCATGAATATAGGGGGAAGGGtagcaacctttatgtatgcagtagcataaaatccctccttgggAGCTGTACTGGATTGCCTTACCTGTAAGTAAGTGGTTAAGCAGTTCAAATGACCTAGTTAGCACCTGACTAGAAGGACCaaggaggaaagaagatactttcaaagctggaggggaaggatttgtttgttgctctcttttgttccctctctggatggagggagagagaaaccaAGCAGGTATAGTATCTCCTGAAATATGCCTTGAATAATCCATATAAAACCACAGAAAACTATAAGTAGgtcaaggaaatgtgttaggttatcttttgGTTGGTGAATTTTACTATGCtagaggtagttttattcctgttttggaactgtgaagctgagcccgGAAGGGAATCCTGTGTGTTCAATTTTATTACTCTGTAAAGTTACcatccatcctgattttgcaggtgtgatttctcccacacaccccccccccctttataaatcaagttcttaagaacctgattgtcttcaggacactgaaatcaaagggtcaggtctgtgctcacattgttGAGGCAGCTGGCTGgaatattattctcaagcctctccaAGAAAgagggtgaggggtttggggggataaGGACCCTGGTTGCAGTTTGAGCAGATACCAGAAGGGATGCCCTGGGGACAGCCCAAGGCCCCCTGTACACCCCAAGGACAACCCCAGACACCTTATCATCCCACCACACCATTCTCCAACAACCCATCTTGCTCCAGTGACCAGTCAGGGGGGTGGTGTTTTACATGTAAAAAGCTGGGGCATGTGAaagccaactgccccaagaaccccaacagaTTGCAATTCATTGCACCAGTCACAACAAAGGTTCTCAGGCCCAGATTCTCCCACATACCCTCAGACAAGGGAAACTGTGTGGGTGGGAAGGAGGTTATTGCATGGAGGGATACcggagcacaggtgtcagctatccaccaatccttagtggaccccaaattcatcaacctagaggcccaagtgacaattcaacCCTTCAAGTCAAACTCTCTTAACTTGCCTACAAccaagttgcctgtccagtacaagggctggtcagaaaTGACTTTTGCAGTCTAGGATGATTATACCatccccatgctgctgggggaagagggccaaccatgtgaagcttgccaagagggtgggaatggtcacctGCAGCCAGGCTAAGCAAGCCTTCACAcctatccctgttcctgagccttcTACAAGGGCCCCagctgtgttaccagagacccaaaCTGAGATAGTGGAACCGGACCCTATGTCAAAGTCTGCAACAGCAGTAGGTGATCCAGTCCCAGAGACTCAGCCAGAACTGGCAGAGCaaccagaaccattgccagcactgaatcCAGCACTTGTAACCCTGTTTGCAATTCCAGCACCAGAGGCACCACCAagccagctgtcataaacagatggttaaaggttaatgcctcttttacctgtaaagagttaaaaagttcacctagcttagctaacacctgaccagagggaccaatgggggaacaagatgtttcaaaaggaaggagggaagtttttcctttgtttagagtttcagtttcgcaggagtgaaaaagatcaaggaaccagcctcttatcagagtagtgagttttagaaaggaataaatgtttgtttatttctttgtaacctgtcttattcaattagaggtagaatcaaattggatttttttttgtgtaactaaatttgtgcccaggggaacatcctgtgttttgaatctgttgtctgtgagagtagctggtatgctaatctctcccagagggttttcttttacctttcttttctttaattaaaagcctttttcttaataNNNNNNNNNNNNNNNNNNNNNNNNNNNNNNNNNNNNNNNNNNNNNNNNNNNNNNNNNNNNNNNNNNNNNNNNNNNNNNNNNNNNNNNNNNNNNNNNNNNNNNNNNNNNNNNNNNNNNNNNNNNNNNNNNNNNNNNNNNNNNNNNNNNNNNNNNNNNNNNNNNNNNNNNNNNNNNNNNNNNNNNNNNNNNNNNNNNNNNNNNNNNNNNNNNNNNNNNNNNNNNNNNNNNNNNNNNNNNNNNNNNNNNNNNNNNNNNNNNNNNNNNNNNNNNNNNNNNNNNNNNNNNNNNNNNNNNNNNNNNNNNNNNNNNNNNNNNNNNNNNNNNNNNNNNNNNNNNNNNNNNNNNNNNNNNNNNNNNNNNNNNNNNNNNNNNNNNNNNNNNNNNNNNNNNNNNNNNNNNNNNNNNNNNNNNNNNNNNNNNNNNNNNNNNNNNNNNNNNNNNNNNNNNNNNNNNNNNNNNNNNNNNNNNNNNNNNNNNNNNNNNNNNNNNNNNNNNNNNNNNNNNNNNNNNNNNNNNNNNNNNNNNNNNNNNNNNNNNNNNNNNNNNNNNNNNNNNNNNNNNNNNNNNNNNNNNNNNNNNNNNNNNNNNNNNNNNNNNNNNNNNNNNNNNNNNNNNNNNNNNNNNN
It includes:
- the RPS6 gene encoding small ribosomal subunit protein eS6; the protein is MKLNISFPATGCQKLIEVDDERKLRTFYEKRMATEVAADSLGEEWKGYVVRISGGNDKQGFPMKQGVLTHGRVRLLLSKGHSCYRPRRTGERKRKSVRGCIVDANLSVLNLVIVKKGEKDIPGLTDTTVPRRLGPKRASRIRKLFNLSKEDDVRQYVVRRPLNKEGKKPRTKAPKIQRLVTPRVLQHKRRRIALKKQRTQKNKEQAAEYAKLLAKRMKEAKEKRQEQIAKRRRLSSLRASTSKSESSQK